A DNA window from Trypanosoma brucei brucei TREU927 chromosome 11 chr11_scaffold01 genomic scaffold, whole genome shotgun sequence contains the following coding sequences:
- a CDS encoding glutathione peroxidase, putative — MNGGAIFSHSVLMDGNAVMLSKYAGCVTVLVNTASLCSFTSSNIQHLIHVQQKWASRSFTVLAFPCSQFGNQEPKKRDEICCWVARNGINFPVFDKVNLKGPNTHPLFQMIQSSLGPIRWNYTKVVCNRAGLPCVKLQPGSSLEELERYVSQLCDE; from the coding sequence ATGAATGGCGGCGCCATTTTTTCTCACTCGGTTCTAATGGACGGTAACGCAGTGATGCTGTCCAAGTATGCTGGTTGTGTAACGGTTCTTGTTAACACTGCGTCCCTCTGCTCTTTTACATCTTCAAACATTCAACACCTTATACACGTTCAGCAAAAATGGGCCTCACGAAGTTTCACTGTCTTAGCCTTTCCGTGCTCTCAATTTGGAAATCAAGAGCCGAAGAAGAGGGATGAGATTTGCTGTTGGGTGGCTCGTAATGGAATTAACTTTCCTGTGTTTGATAAAGTTAACCTGAAGGGGCCGAATACACACCCTCTGTTTCAAATGATTCAGTCGTCACTTGGACCTATACGGTGGAATTACACCAAGGTTGTGTGCAATCGTGCCGGACTCCCATGCGTGAAGCTTCAGCCAGGAAGCTCGCTGGAGGAACTTGAGCGCTATGTTTCACAGTTGTGCGATGAGTGA
- a CDS encoding iron superoxide dismutase, whose protein sequence is MTFSIPPLPWGYDGLAAKGISKEQVTFHYDKHHMGYVTKLNAVAACNAAVAAKSVEEIIRTEKGPIFNLAAQIFNHDFYWESISPNGGGEPSGKLADAIADSFGSFARFKEEFTNAAVGHFGSGWAWLVQDTTTKKLKVFQTHDAGCPLTEADLKPILACDVWEHAYYIDYKNDRPAYVQTFWNVVNWAHAEEQLLKS, encoded by the coding sequence ATGACCTTCAGCATTCCACCACTTCCGTGGGGGTACGATGGATTAGCCGCAAAGGGCATATCGAAGGAACAGGTGACGTTTCACTATGACAAGCATCACATGGGTTATGTGACGAAATTGAATGCGGTCGCAGCGTGCAATGCAGCTGTCGCGGCGAAGAGTGTTGAGGAAATCATCCGAACAGAAAAAGGCCCCATCTTCAACCTTGCGGCGCAAATATTTAACCACGACTTCTACTGGGAGAGCATATCTCCCAACGGCGGCGGGGAGCCCAGCGGTAAACTCGCGGACGCCATCGCCGACTCATTCGGCAGCTTCGCCAGATTCAAGGAGGAGTTCACTAATGCGGCGGTGGGCCACTTCGGCTCTGGTTGGGCGTGGCTTGTGCAGGACACCACCACAAAAAAACTGAAAGTATTTCAAACGCATGACGCCGGTTGCCCACTGACTGAAGCGGATCTCAAGCCGATTCTCGCCTGCGATGTTTGGGAGCATGCTTACTATATTGATTACAAGAATGACCGTCCGGCCTACGTGCAAACATTTTGGAACGTGGTAAACTGGGCACATGCGGAGGAGCAGCTGCTGAAAAGCTAG